The genomic interval CGTCGAAGAGGCGATCCACCGGGTTGCCGAGGAACTCCGCCGTCACCGCCGCCTCCTCGGCGACCGGAACGTCGGACGTGCCCGCTGTGACCACTAGGACGGTCCCCTTGCCCGCCGCCTCGCGCTTTCCGTCCGGCAGGACCACGCAGCGCGCCTTCTTGTGTACGACGGCCGCCCGGAACTTCCGGCGGATCGCGCGGATCTTCTCGTCGGAGAGGCGCGTGATCAGCACCCCGGTCCCGGCGCGGCGCATCGAACGGGCGATCGCGACGATCTGCTCCGCGGATTTCCCCTCCCCGAAGATCACCTCGGGGACCCCCTGCCGGATCCCCCGGTGGTGGTCGACGCGGGCGTCACCGAGATTTTCATACGGCAAGGCGCGCAGCCGCTCGAACGCGTCGTCGACCGCCACCGCCCCGGCGGCCACCTCCGCGAGAAGCCTTTTCAGCCGGTCCTTCGTCAGGATCCCCTCCTCATTCCTTTTCACCCGGACCGGGGGCGGGCTCCCCCCCGTCCTCCTCCGTCACCCGGCGAACCCGCACCTCGAGGACCGCCCGCTCGGACACGGTCTCTGCGCGAAGGACGGCCCCGGGGACGGAAAACGACTCCCCCGGGGCGGGGATCCGTCCGGCGAGCGAAGTGAGGAACCCTCCGATCGTGGTGTAATTCCCCTCCGCGAGGCGGACGCCGAACTCCTCCGCGAACCGTCCGATCTCCATCCGGCCGGGCACGACGAACTCGTCGTCCGAGACCTTCGTATAGTATTCCATGCCGCGGTCGTATTCATCCTCGATCTCCCCGACCACCTCCTCCACGACGTCCTCCGCGGTGACGACGCCGGTCACGCCGCCGAACTCGTCCACGACGACGGCGAACGATGTCCGCGCCTCCCGGAAGCTCCGCAGCAGCTCGTCCAGCGGCATCAGCTCCGGGACGAAGAGCGCCTTCCGGAGGAACGGAAGGATGGAGGCGTCCGGCGGGCTCCCGGCGATGTCGAGCACGTGGAGGTAGCCGAGCACGTGGTCCAGGCGGCCGCTGTAGACGGGGTAGCGCGAGTAGCCGCTGCGGGCGGCGGCGAGCAGAGCCTCCCCGCACGACGCCCCCTCGGGAAGCGCCGCGACCTGCGGGAGGGGCCGGAAGACGTTCGCCACGCGGGTTTCCCCGAAGTGGAACGCCCGCCGCACCATCACCCGCTCGTGCGCCTCCACGTCCGACCCCCCTCCGCGGCTCATCCGCAGGATCAGGGCCAGCTCCTCCCGGGTGAGCAGCGCCCGCAGGGAGGGCATGCCGCCGAACGGCTTCGAGACCGCCCGGGCGATGAAGGAAACGGCGGTCACGACCGGGTACAGGAGGACCTGCGCGAACCGGATGATGCCGGCGGCCGTGCCCACCAGGCGGTCGGCGCGCTGCCGGGCGAACGTCTTCGGCACCACCTGCCCCAGGAGAATGACGAGGGGCGTGATGATGCCGACGGAGAGCCACTCCGCGTACTCCCCGTGCGCCGGAAGAAGGCGGGAAGTGGTGAGGACGCTGCCGAGCACGATGAAGATGTTGGTGGTGGTCAACGTCGTCGCGAGGACGCCTTCGGGATGGGACAGCAGGGAAAGGGCGAGTTTCGCCCCCCGCTCCCCGCGCCGGGCGCGTTCCTGGAGCCGGTGCCGGTCCGCGGAGACAAGGACCATCTCGGCCCCCTCGTACACCCCCTGGAGGAGGAGGCACAACGCGATGATGGCCGCGAGCTCCATGGCCTACGCCGGCTCCCCCGGCATCGGACGCACGCCCACCTCGACGATCCGGATCCCCTTCAGGCGCTCGACGGTGAAGGAGAACCCCGAGAGGACGATCCGGTCCCCTCCCCGCGGGAGACGGCCGAACTCGTGGAGCAGGAGATCCTCCACCGTTTCCCGATCCCGGTCCGGGAACTTCGTTCCGAACGCCTCGTTGAGGCGGCGGACCGGGGTTTTCCCCAGGACGAGGTGGGATCCGTCGGTGCGCGCCGCGATCTCCTTCTCCTCCCGGTCGTGCTCCTCGCGGATGTCGCCGAACAGCTCCTCGAGGACGTCCTCGAGCGTAACGATCCCGGCCGGCTCCCCCAGCTCGTCCACGATCAGGGCGATGTGGACCTTCCTCCGCTGGAACTCGCGAAGCAAAAGCGGCAGCTTCTTCGCCGTGGGGACGACGAACGACGGCCGTACGAGGGTTCGCCACGCCGAAGGATCCATGCCCTCGGCCGTCGAACGGAGAAGATCCTTGAAGTGGAGGATTCCCGCGACGTTGCTCCGCTCTCCCTCGTACACGGGGATCCTCGACTTGCGGTACCTCCGGTACCGATCGATCAGCTCTCCGTACGGAAGATCCCGCGGCACCATGAACACGTCCGGAAGCGGGGTCATGATTTCCCCGGCGCGCCGGTCGGTCATCTCGAAGATGTTGTGGATGAGTTCCTTCTCCCCGGGATCCAGGGTTCCCGATTCCTCCCCGACGTCCACCAGCGCCCGGAACTCGGCCTCGGAGATCGCCTCGCGGGTCTCCGGCGTGGAACCGGATCCGAGGAGCCGGAGAATCCGCTCGGAAAGCCACTCCATGACGGTCAGCAGCGGCGCCGCCGCGCGGGAGAACGCCTGGATCGGCGCGGCGACCCGCAAGGAGAAGGTCTTCGCCCTGGGCCAGACGATGCTCTTGGGGGTGATGTCTCCCAGGATGAGGATCCCCACCGTTCCCAGCGCCAGGGCGAGAACCTCGCCGTACCGCGGATAGAGGGGAAGGAGCATCGCCGCCAGGACGGAGGAGATCGCCACGTTGACGATCTCGTTCCCGATCAGGATCGTCGCGATCAGCCGGCCGGGGCGGGAGAGGAGCCGCTCGATCAGCGCGCCCCGCCGCTCCCCCTCTTCCTTCCAGCGGAGCAGGTCGACGCGGCGCAGGGCGAACAGCGCCGTCTCCGTCGCGGAGAAGAAGGCGGAGGCGAGGAACAGGAAGGGGAGGAGGAACGATTTCAAGGGAAGTGGGCGAAGCCGGACGGGAGCCCGGCCCCCTCGACCGTCGAGCCGTCCGTCCTCCGGATGCGGATGCCCGGACGCCGGGTCACCGATCCGATCGGGGTCGCGCCCGCGGGAAAGGCGCGGACGGCGCGCAGAAAGATCCCCCGCCGGGACGGACGGACCGCCATCAGCAGTTCGTAATCCTCGCCGCCGCACAGGAACGCGGCCAGCGGATCGACGCCGAGGGCGGACGACGCCTTGCGGTACGACGCGGATACCGGGAACGTCGCTTCCGTCAACTCCGCGCCGAGGCCGTCCCGTTCGAGGAGGTGGGACAGGTCCGGCAGGACGCCGTCGCTCACGTCGATCATCGAGGCCGCCGCCCCCGAAGCCCCCGCGATCAGGCCCTCCCGCCAGCGGGCCTCCGGAGCGAGGTGCGCGCGCATCGCCCGCCGTTTCCAACCGCGCGGCGCCGCGGGCCGGCCGCCCCGGAGCAGCCGAAAGCCCAGTCCCGACCAGCCCGGCTCCCCCGTTACGTAGAGGAGATCTCCCGGTCGCGCGCCCACGCGGAGGACCGGCCTCCCGCGCTCCACGCAGCCGACGACGGTCAGGGACAGGGTGAGCCGCTCCCCCCGGCACGTGTCGCCGCCCAGGAGACGCATTCCGGAAGGCGCCGCGGCGCGGGCCATGCCGCGGAACATCGCGTCGATCGAGGAGACCGGCGTCCGGGCCGGGGAGGCGAAGGCGACGAGGTAGCCCAGGGGGCGCGCGCCCATCGCGGCGAGGTCGGAGAGGTTCGCGGAGAGCGCCTTCCACCCGACCTCCTCCGGGCGGAAGTAGCGGAGCGAGAAGTGGACCTCCTCGATCAGGAGGTCGGTGGACAGGACCGCGCGTCCTCCGGGGACCCGCAGCACCGCCGCGTCGTCTCCGATCGGGATCTCCCCGCGGGTGGGGTTCCCCCCGTACTTCCGGCCGACGAGGGCGATCAGGCCGAACTCGCCCGCGTCGCGGAGCGTGGGCGCACGACCCCCGCGCGCCGTTCCGCGTGCGGGGTCGGGGTCTCCGGAGTCGTCCCGCTTCACCGCTTCTTCACCGTGCCCCCTCGGCTCTTCCCCTCGGGGGTACCCCGCCGGCGCGAAGCTCGCGGCGGGGACTTCGCACCGCGCGCGGCGCTCCGGAACGGGTTCTTCGTGAGCGCCAGGGCGAGCACGTCGTCCATGCTCCGGACCAGCGTGAAGCGCACCAGCTTCGCCTCGTGGCGTGGGATTTCCTCGAGGT from Deltaproteobacteria bacterium carries:
- a CDS encoding HlyC/CorC family transporter, which translates into the protein MKSFLLPFLFLASAFFSATETALFALRRVDLLRWKEEGERRGALIERLLSRPGRLIATILIGNEIVNVAISSVLAAMLLPLYPRYGEVLALALGTVGILILGDITPKSIVWPRAKTFSLRVAAPIQAFSRAAAPLLTVMEWLSERILRLLGSGSTPETREAISEAEFRALVDVGEESGTLDPGEKELIHNIFEMTDRRAGEIMTPLPDVFMVPRDLPYGELIDRYRRYRKSRIPVYEGERSNVAGILHFKDLLRSTAEGMDPSAWRTLVRPSFVVPTAKKLPLLLREFQRRKVHIALIVDELGEPAGIVTLEDVLEELFGDIREEHDREEKEIAARTDGSHLVLGKTPVRRLNEAFGTKFPDRDRETVEDLLLHEFGRLPRGGDRIVLSGFSFTVERLKGIRIVEVGVRPMPGEPA
- a CDS encoding HlyC/CorC family transporter; translated protein: MELAAIIALCLLLQGVYEGAEMVLVSADRHRLQERARRGERGAKLALSLLSHPEGVLATTLTTTNIFIVLGSVLTTSRLLPAHGEYAEWLSVGIITPLVILLGQVVPKTFARQRADRLVGTAAGIIRFAQVLLYPVVTAVSFIARAVSKPFGGMPSLRALLTREELALILRMSRGGGSDVEAHERVMVRRAFHFGETRVANVFRPLPQVAALPEGASCGEALLAAARSGYSRYPVYSGRLDHVLGYLHVLDIAGSPPDASILPFLRKALFVPELMPLDELLRSFREARTSFAVVVDEFGGVTGVVTAEDVVEEVVGEIEDEYDRGMEYYTKVSDDEFVVPGRMEIGRFAEEFGVRLAEGNYTTIGGFLTSLAGRIPAPGESFSVPGAVLRAETVSERAVLEVRVRRVTEEDGGEPAPGPGEKE
- the larB gene encoding nickel pincer cofactor biosynthesis protein LarB, producing MTKDRLKRLLAEVAAGAVAVDDAFERLRALPYENLGDARVDHHRGIRQGVPEVIFGEGKSAEQIVAIARSMRRAGTGVLITRLSDEKIRAIRRKFRAAVVHKKARCVVLPDGKREAAGKGTVLVVTAGTSDVPVAEEAAVTAEFLGNPVDRLFDVGVAGIHRLLLQEDRLRKARVIVVAAGMEGALASVVGGLTDKPVIAVPTSVGYGASFGGVAALLGMLNSCAPTVAVVNIDNGFGAGVLASVINRL
- the thiL gene encoding thiamine-phosphate kinase — translated: MKRDDSGDPDPARGTARGGRAPTLRDAGEFGLIALVGRKYGGNPTRGEIPIGDDAAVLRVPGGRAVLSTDLLIEEVHFSLRYFRPEEVGWKALSANLSDLAAMGARPLGYLVAFASPARTPVSSIDAMFRGMARAAAPSGMRLLGGDTCRGERLTLSLTVVGCVERGRPVLRVGARPGDLLYVTGEPGWSGLGFRLLRGGRPAAPRGWKRRAMRAHLAPEARWREGLIAGASGAAASMIDVSDGVLPDLSHLLERDGLGAELTEATFPVSASYRKASSALGVDPLAAFLCGGEDYELLMAVRPSRRGIFLRAVRAFPAGATPIGSVTRRPGIRIRRTDGSTVEGAGLPSGFAHFP